A stretch of Gossypium hirsutum isolate 1008001.06 chromosome A06, Gossypium_hirsutum_v2.1, whole genome shotgun sequence DNA encodes these proteins:
- the LOC107962239 gene encoding putative cyclin-D6-1 isoform X1, whose translation MDCFDLENPFTSLDNQESDIISALFSSESDHMPSHNYFLSLKSNDLFVSFRQEAISLILRAQYSCNIDPYTTYLATNYMDRFVSRQEIPQGNPWVLRLLVIATISLASKMKEQHFSSSNFQRDEGFIFDAPAIQRMELLILDALNWRMRSVTPLSFICFFISLFELKDPPLRQALKDRATNIIFQACNEIKLLEFKPSIIAASALLMASHELFPLQFPSFETSILSCRHVNKENQLKCFNAMQEMVANETSDSIIETVSSSSTTTPMSVLDCHCERSSSSMAAIAVPEKREQRKRQKLNGFCSESNRVKISQIQPCG comes from the exons atggattGCTTTGATCTTGAGAACCCATTCACCAGCTTGGACAATCAAGAATCTGATATAATCTCAGCTCTCTTCTCTTCAGAATCTGATCACATGCCTTCCCACAACTACTTTCTAAGTTTAAAGAGCAATGACTTGTTTGTTTCTTTTCGACAGGAAGCCATTTCTCTCATTTTGAGG GCACAGTATTCATGTAACATTGATCCTTACACAACATACCTGGCTACTAACTACATGGACCGGTTCGTCTCCAGGCAAGAAATTCCT CAAGGTAATCCATGGGTGTTGAGGCTTCTTGTGATCGCTACCATTTCTTTGGCTTCAAAGATGAAGGAACAACACTTCTCTTCCTCCAATTTCCAG AGAGACGAAGGGTTCATCTTTGATGCCCCCGCAATTCAACGAATGGAGCTTCTGATACTTGATGCCTTGAATTGGAGAATGAGATCAGTAACACCCTTGTCGTTTATCTGCTTCTTCATATCTTTGTTTGAACTTAAAGATCCACCTTTGAGACAAGCATTGAAAGATAGAGCAACAAACATAATCTTCCAAGCTTGTAATG AAATCAAACTGCTAgagttcaaaccatcaataattGCAGCATCAGCTCTTCTTATGGCATCCCATGAGCTATTCCCTTTGCAGTTTCCATCTTTTGAAACCTCGATTTTGAGCTGTCGACATGTTAATAAA GAGAATCAGTTGAAATGCTTTAATGCAATGCAAGAGATGGTGGCTAATGAAACTAGCGATTCAATTATTGAAACGGTGTCAAGCTCAAGTACAACAACTCCAATGAGTGTTTTAGACTGCCATTGTGAGAGAAGCAGTAGCAGCATGGCAGCCATTGCAGTGCCTGAAAAGAGAGAGCAAAGGAAGCGTCAGAAATTGAATGGTTTTTGCAGTGAAAGTAACAGGGTGAAGATTTCCCAGATTCAACCATGTGGTTAA
- the LOC107962239 gene encoding putative cyclin-D6-1 isoform X2 produces MPSHNYFLSLKSNDLFVSFRQEAISLILRAQYSCNIDPYTTYLATNYMDRFVSRQEIPQGNPWVLRLLVIATISLASKMKEQHFSSSNFQRDEGFIFDAPAIQRMELLILDALNWRMRSVTPLSFICFFISLFELKDPPLRQALKDRATNIIFQACNEIKLLEFKPSIIAASALLMASHELFPLQFPSFETSILSCRHVNKENQLKCFNAMQEMVANETSDSIIETVSSSSTTTPMSVLDCHCERSSSSMAAIAVPEKREQRKRQKLNGFCSESNRVKISQIQPCG; encoded by the exons ATGCCTTCCCACAACTACTTTCTAAGTTTAAAGAGCAATGACTTGTTTGTTTCTTTTCGACAGGAAGCCATTTCTCTCATTTTGAGG GCACAGTATTCATGTAACATTGATCCTTACACAACATACCTGGCTACTAACTACATGGACCGGTTCGTCTCCAGGCAAGAAATTCCT CAAGGTAATCCATGGGTGTTGAGGCTTCTTGTGATCGCTACCATTTCTTTGGCTTCAAAGATGAAGGAACAACACTTCTCTTCCTCCAATTTCCAG AGAGACGAAGGGTTCATCTTTGATGCCCCCGCAATTCAACGAATGGAGCTTCTGATACTTGATGCCTTGAATTGGAGAATGAGATCAGTAACACCCTTGTCGTTTATCTGCTTCTTCATATCTTTGTTTGAACTTAAAGATCCACCTTTGAGACAAGCATTGAAAGATAGAGCAACAAACATAATCTTCCAAGCTTGTAATG AAATCAAACTGCTAgagttcaaaccatcaataattGCAGCATCAGCTCTTCTTATGGCATCCCATGAGCTATTCCCTTTGCAGTTTCCATCTTTTGAAACCTCGATTTTGAGCTGTCGACATGTTAATAAA GAGAATCAGTTGAAATGCTTTAATGCAATGCAAGAGATGGTGGCTAATGAAACTAGCGATTCAATTATTGAAACGGTGTCAAGCTCAAGTACAACAACTCCAATGAGTGTTTTAGACTGCCATTGTGAGAGAAGCAGTAGCAGCATGGCAGCCATTGCAGTGCCTGAAAAGAGAGAGCAAAGGAAGCGTCAGAAATTGAATGGTTTTTGCAGTGAAAGTAACAGGGTGAAGATTTCCCAGATTCAACCATGTGGTTAA